In the genome of Sander vitreus isolate 19-12246 chromosome 13, sanVit1, whole genome shotgun sequence, one region contains:
- the cldn3c gene encoding claudin 3c → MSMGMEIVGIALGVLGFIIAIVTCALPMWRVTAFIGANIITAQTIWEGLWMNCVTQSTGQMQCKIYDSMLALPQELQASRAMMIVAIILGVLGVMISIVGAKCTNCIDDEPSKAKVMIIAGIFFILAGLLVLIPVSWTASVLIQDFYNPMLISEQKRELGASLYIGWGAAFLLLIGGAMLCSSCPPKEKQYKPPRMAYSAPRSTSAGGGYDRKDYV, encoded by the coding sequence ATGTCGATGGGTATGGAGATCGTGGGCATAGCCCTTGGAGTCCTTGGTTTTATCATTGCAATAGTGACATGCGCCCTGCCAATGTGGAGGGTGACAGCTTTCATCGGAGCCAATATCATCACTGCTCAGACCATCTGGGAAGGTTTATGGATGAACTGTGTCACCCAGAGCACTGGCCAGATGCAGTGCAAGATCTACGACTCAATGCTGGCCTTGCCTCAGGAGCTGCAGGCCTCCAGAGCGATGATGATTGTCGCCATCATACTCGGGGTGCTGGGGGTCATGATCTCCATCGTTGGCGCCAAGTGCACCAACTGCATCGATGACGAGCCATCCAAGGCCAAAGTGATGATCATCGCTGGAATCTTCTTTATCCTTGCCGGCCTTTTGGTCCTCATCCCCGTCTCCTGGACGGCCAGCGTCCTCATCCAGGATTTCTACAACCCCATGCTGATCAGCGAGCAGAAGAGGGAACTGGGTGCATCGCTCTACATCGGCTGGGGGGCGGCCTTCCTGCTCCTGATTGGTGGGGCGATGCTGTGCAGCAGCTGCCCACCAAAAGAGAAGCAGTACAAGCCTCCCCGGATGGCCTACTCTGCCCCGCGCAGCACTAGTGCAGGCGGAGGGTACGACAGGAAAGACTATGTTTGA